In the genome of Chlamydia trachomatis A/HAR-13, one region contains:
- the rpoB gene encoding DNA-directed RNA polymerase subunit beta, whose translation MFKCPERVSIKKKEDILDLPNLVEVQIKSYKQFLQIGKLAEERENIGLEEVFREIFPIKSYNEATILEYLSYNLGVPKYSPEECIRRGITYSVTLKVRFRLTDETGIKEEEVYMGTIPIMTDKGTFIINGAERVVVSQVHRSPGINFEQEKHSKGNVLFSFRIIPYRGSWLEAVFDINDLIYIHIDRKKRRRKILAMTFIRALGYSTDADIIEEFFSVEERSLRLEKDFVALVGKVLADNVVDADSSLVYGKAGEKLSTAMLKRILDAGVQSLKIAVGADENHPIIKMLTKDPTDSYEAALKDFYRRLRPGEPATLVNARSTIMRLFFDAKRYNLGRVGRYKLNKKLGFPLDDETLSQVTLRKEDVIGALKYLIRLRMGDEKTSIDDIDHLANRRVRSVGELIQNHCRSGLARMEKIVRERMNLFDFSSDTLTPGKIISAKGLVSVLKDFFSRSQLSQFMDQTNPVAELTHKRRLSALGPGGLNRERAGFEVRDVHASHYGRICPIETPEGPNIGLITSLSSFAKINEFGFIETPYRVVRDGIVTDEIEYMTADVEEECVIAQASAELDEYNMFKTPVCWARYKGEAFEADTSTVTHMDVSPKQLVSVVTGLIPFLEHDDANRALMGSNMQRQAVPLLKTEAAIVGTGLEGRAAKDSGAIIVAQEDGVVEYVDSYEIVVAKKNNPTLKDRYQLKKFLRSNSGTCINQTPLCSVGDVVTHGDVLADGPATDKGELALGKNVLVAFMPWYGYNFEDAIIISERLIKQDAYTSIYIEEFELTARDTKLGKEEITRDIPNVSEEVLANLGEDGIVRIGAEVKPGDILVGKITPKSETELAPEERLLRAIFGEKAADVKDASLTVPPGTEGVVMDVKVFSRKDRLSKSDDELVEEAVHLKDLQKEYKSQLAQLKVEHREKLGALLLNEKAPAAIIHRRSADILVQEGAIFDQETIELLERESLVDLLMAPCDMYDVLKDILSSYETAVQRLEVNYKTEAEHIKEGDADLDHGVIRQVKVYVASKRKLQVGDKMAGRHGNKGVVSKIVPEADMPFLANGETVQMILNPLGVPSRMNLGQVLETHLGYAAKTAGIYVKTPVFEGFPESRIWDMMIEQGLPEDGKSYLFDGKTGERFDSKVVVGYIYMLKLSHLIADKIHARSIGPYSLVTQQPLGGKAQMGGQRFGEMEVWALEAYGVAHMLQEILTVKSDDVSGRTRIYESIVKGENLLRSGTPESFNVLIKEMQGLGLDVRPMVVDA comes from the coding sequence ATGTTCAAGTGCCCGGAGCGGGTCAGCATCAAAAAGAAAGAAGATATTTTAGATCTTCCTAATCTTGTCGAAGTTCAAATCAAGTCGTATAAGCAGTTTCTTCAAATCGGGAAGCTTGCTGAAGAGCGAGAAAACATTGGTTTAGAAGAAGTCTTCAGAGAAATTTTCCCTATCAAGTCTTATAATGAAGCTACGATTTTAGAGTACCTCTCTTATAACTTAGGAGTGCCCAAATACTCCCCAGAAGAGTGTATTCGTCGGGGAATCACCTATAGTGTTACTTTAAAGGTTCGTTTCCGTTTAACTGATGAAACGGGGATTAAAGAAGAAGAAGTCTATATGGGAACCATCCCCATCATGACTGATAAGGGAACCTTTATTATTAATGGGGCAGAGAGAGTCGTTGTTTCTCAAGTCCACCGTTCTCCAGGAATCAATTTTGAACAAGAAAAACATTCTAAAGGAAATGTTTTATTTTCTTTTAGAATTATTCCTTATCGAGGAAGTTGGTTAGAAGCTGTCTTCGACATTAATGACCTTATCTATATCCATATTGATAGGAAAAAACGTCGCAGAAAGATTTTAGCTATGACGTTTATCCGAGCTTTAGGATATTCAACAGATGCAGATATTATTGAAGAGTTCTTTTCTGTAGAGGAGCGTTCCTTACGTTTAGAGAAGGATTTTGTCGCGTTAGTTGGTAAAGTTTTAGCTGATAACGTAGTTGATGCGGATTCTTCATTAGTTTACGGGAAAGCTGGAGAGAAGCTAAGTACTGCTATGCTAAAACGCATCTTAGATGCGGGAGTCCAATCTTTGAAGATTGCTGTTGGCGCAGATGAAAATCACCCAATTATTAAGATGCTCACAAAAGATCCTACGGATTCTTACGAAGCTGCTCTTAAAGATTTTTATCGCAGATTACGACCAGGAGAGCCTGCAACTTTAGTTAATGCTCGATCCACAATTATGCGCTTATTCTTCGATGCTAAACGCTATAATTTAGGCCGCGTTGGACGTTATAAATTAAATAAAAAATTAGGATTCCCATTAGACGACGAAACATTATCTCAAGTGACTTTGAGAAAAGAAGATGTTATCGGCGCGTTGAAATATTTGATTCGTTTGCGAATGGGCGATGAGAAGACATCTATCGATGATATTGACCATTTGGCAAACCGACGAGTTCGCTCTGTTGGAGAACTAATTCAGAATCACTGTCGTTCTGGATTGGCTAGAATGGAAAAGATCGTTCGAGAAAGAATGAATCTCTTTGATTTCTCTTCTGATACCCTAACTCCAGGAAAGATTATTTCTGCTAAAGGGTTAGTCAGTGTCCTGAAAGATTTCTTCAGCCGTTCTCAATTATCTCAGTTTATGGATCAGACAAACCCTGTCGCAGAATTGACGCACAAGCGTCGTCTGTCAGCATTAGGACCTGGGGGATTGAATAGAGAAAGAGCTGGGTTTGAAGTTCGAGACGTTCACGCAAGCCACTATGGTAGAATTTGTCCAATTGAGACTCCTGAAGGACCAAACATTGGGTTGATTACTTCACTGTCTTCCTTTGCTAAGATCAATGAATTTGGATTCATAGAGACTCCTTATCGTGTCGTGCGCGATGGCATCGTGACAGATGAAATTGAGTATATGACAGCAGATGTTGAAGAAGAGTGTGTCATTGCTCAGGCTTCTGCGGAGCTCGATGAGTATAATATGTTTAAAACTCCCGTATGCTGGGCTAGATACAAAGGAGAGGCTTTTGAAGCCGACACAAGTACGGTTACGCATATGGACGTTTCTCCAAAACAGCTGGTATCTGTGGTTACGGGGCTGATTCCTTTCTTGGAACACGACGATGCTAACCGAGCTCTTATGGGATCGAACATGCAACGGCAGGCTGTACCATTATTGAAAACGGAAGCTGCTATTGTTGGAACTGGATTAGAAGGGCGTGCTGCCAAAGATTCTGGAGCTATTATTGTGGCTCAGGAAGATGGGGTAGTCGAATACGTAGATAGCTATGAGATTGTCGTAGCGAAGAAGAATAATCCAACGCTTAAGGATCGTTATCAGCTTAAAAAATTCTTAAGATCCAACTCCGGAACATGCATCAACCAAACTCCTTTGTGTTCTGTGGGAGATGTGGTTACGCATGGAGATGTTTTAGCGGATGGCCCAGCAACCGATAAAGGGGAATTGGCTCTTGGTAAAAACGTATTAGTAGCCTTCATGCCTTGGTACGGGTATAACTTCGAAGATGCGATTATCATCTCCGAGAGGTTGATTAAACAAGATGCGTACACTTCTATTTACATAGAAGAATTTGAGTTAACAGCTCGAGATACAAAACTCGGTAAAGAAGAAATTACTAGAGATATTCCTAACGTTTCTGAAGAGGTTTTGGCAAATCTCGGAGAGGATGGTATCGTCCGTATTGGGGCTGAAGTCAAGCCGGGAGATATTCTTGTCGGTAAAATCACTCCGAAATCTGAGACGGAACTAGCTCCTGAAGAGCGTTTGTTGCGAGCTATTTTTGGAGAGAAGGCGGCGGACGTAAAAGATGCCTCTCTAACGGTTCCTCCTGGTACAGAAGGAGTCGTAATGGATGTCAAAGTATTCAGCAGAAAGGATCGCTTGTCCAAGAGCGATGATGAACTGGTTGAAGAAGCTGTGCATCTTAAGGATCTACAGAAAGAATATAAGAGTCAGTTAGCTCAATTGAAAGTAGAACATAGAGAGAAACTGGGGGCTCTATTGCTCAATGAAAAAGCTCCTGCAGCGATTATACACCGTCGTTCGGCAGATATTTTGGTTCAAGAAGGTGCTATTTTTGATCAAGAGACTATCGAACTCTTAGAAAGAGAGTCGCTAGTTGATTTGCTGATGGCTCCTTGTGACATGTATGATGTTTTGAAAGATATTCTTTCTAGCTATGAAACAGCTGTTCAGCGTTTGGAAGTCAATTATAAAACCGAAGCTGAGCACATAAAAGAAGGTGATGCTGACTTAGATCATGGAGTTATCCGACAAGTTAAAGTTTACGTGGCTTCCAAGCGAAAACTTCAAGTTGGGGATAAAATGGCTGGACGTCACGGAAACAAGGGAGTGGTTTCCAAGATTGTTCCAGAAGCAGACATGCCTTTCTTAGCTAACGGTGAAACAGTACAGATGATTTTGAACCCGTTAGGGGTGCCTTCTCGAATGAACCTTGGACAGGTTTTAGAGACACATTTAGGATATGCTGCAAAAACTGCAGGTATCTATGTGAAAACTCCGGTCTTTGAAGGGTTCCCAGAGTCTCGTATTTGGGATATGATGATAGAGCAGGGATTGCCCGAAGATGGTAAGTCTTACCTATTTGATGGTAAAACCGGAGAGCGTTTCGATAGCAAAGTGGTCGTTGGATACATCTACATGTTGAAATTGAGTCACTTAATTGCTGATAAGATCCACGCTCGTTCTATAGGACCTTACTCTCTCGTTACGCAGCAACCTCTTGGAGGTAAAGCGCAGATGGGAGGACAGAGATTCGGGGAAATGGAGGTATGGGCTTTAGAGGCGTATGGGGTAGCTCATATGTTACAAGAGATTCTGACTGTTAAGTCCGACGATGTTTCGGGAAGAACTCGTATCTACGAATCAATCGTGAAAGGAGAAAACTTACTTCGTTCTGGAACGCCTGAGTCGTTCAACGTTTTGATTAAAGAAATGCAAGGTCTAGGGCTTGATGTTCGCCCTATGGTAGTAGATGCTTAA
- the rplL gene encoding 50S ribosomal protein L7/L12, with product MTTESLETLVEQLSGLTVLELSQLKKLLEEKWDVTAAAPVVAVAGAAAAGDAPASAEPTEFAVILEDVPSDKKIGVLKVVREVTGLALKEAKEMTEGLPKTVKEKTSKSDAEDTVKKLQEAGAKAVAKGL from the coding sequence GTGACAACAGAAAGTTTGGAAACTTTAGTAGAACAGTTGAGCGGCTTGACGGTGCTTGAATTGTCTCAGCTTAAAAAATTATTGGAAGAAAAGTGGGACGTTACTGCTGCCGCTCCTGTAGTAGCTGTTGCTGGTGCTGCTGCCGCTGGTGATGCTCCTGCTTCTGCAGAGCCTACAGAGTTTGCTGTAATTCTGGAAGACGTTCCTTCTGATAAGAAAATCGGGGTTCTGAAAGTTGTTAGAGAAGTTACTGGATTAGCTTTGAAAGAAGCTAAAGAAATGACTGAAGGATTACCTAAGACGGTTAAAGAAAAAACTTCTAAAAGTGATGCAGAAGACACTGTTAAGAAGTTACAAGAAGCCGGTGCTAAGGCTGTTGCTAAAGGGCTGTAA
- the rplJ gene encoding 50S ribosomal protein L10, which translates to MKEEKKLLLREVEEKITASQGFILLRYLGFTAAHSRSFRNNLSGVSAEFEVLKKKIFFKALETSGVEMDPEDGEGHLGVVFAYGDPVSAAKQVLDFNKQHNDSLVFLAGRIDNASLSGREVEAVAKLPSMKELRQQVVGLIAAPMSQVAGIMNSVLSGVISCVDQKAEKTQE; encoded by the coding sequence ATGAAAGAAGAGAAAAAGTTGCTGCTTCGCGAGGTTGAAGAAAAGATAACCGCTTCTCAAGGTTTTATTTTGTTGAGATACCTGGGTTTTACTGCTGCGCATTCTAGAAGTTTTAGAAATAATCTTTCCGGGGTCTCTGCTGAGTTTGAAGTTTTAAAGAAAAAGATATTTTTTAAAGCTTTAGAGACTTCTGGCGTAGAAATGGATCCAGAAGACGGCGAAGGTCATCTTGGGGTTGTATTCGCCTATGGCGATCCAGTATCTGCTGCGAAGCAAGTGTTAGATTTCAATAAACAGCATAATGATTCTCTAGTTTTTCTAGCTGGAAGAATAGATAATGCTTCTTTGTCTGGGCGAGAAGTTGAGGCCGTTGCTAAATTGCCTTCTATGAAAGAGCTTAGACAGCAAGTTGTTGGACTCATTGCTGCTCCTATGTCTCAAGTTGCAGGAATTATGAATTCAGTTCTTTCTGGTGTTATTTCTTGTGTCGACCAGAAAGCAGAAAAAACTCAAGAGTAG
- the rplA gene encoding 50S ribosomal protein L1 — MTKHGKRIRGIQETYDLAKSYSLGEAIDILKQCPTVRFDQTVDVSVKLGIDPRKSDQQIRGSVSLPHGTGKVLRILVFAAGDKAAEAIEAGADFVGSDDLVEKIKGGWVDFDVAVATPDMMREVGKLGKVLGPRNLMPTPKAGTVTTDVVKTVAELRKGKIEFKADRAGVCNVGVAKLSFDSAQIKENVEALCAALVKAKPATAKGQYLVNFTISSTMGPGVTVDTRELIAL; from the coding sequence ATGACAAAGCATGGAAAACGCATTCGTGGTATCCAAGAGACTTACGATTTAGCTAAGTCGTATTCTTTGGGTGAAGCGATAGATATTTTAAAACAGTGTCCTACTGTGCGTTTCGATCAAACGGTTGATGTGTCTGTTAAATTAGGGATCGATCCAAGAAAGAGTGATCAGCAAATTCGTGGTTCGGTTTCTTTACCTCACGGTACAGGTAAAGTTTTGCGAATTTTAGTTTTTGCTGCTGGAGATAAGGCTGCAGAGGCTATTGAAGCAGGAGCGGACTTTGTTGGTAGCGACGACTTAGTAGAGAAAATCAAAGGTGGATGGGTTGACTTCGATGTTGCGGTTGCCACTCCCGATATGATGAGAGAGGTCGGAAAGCTAGGAAAAGTTTTGGGTCCAAGAAACCTTATGCCTACGCCTAAAGCCGGAACTGTAACAACAGATGTGGTTAAAACTGTTGCGGAACTGCGAAAAGGTAAAATTGAATTTAAAGCTGATCGAGCTGGTGTATGCAACGTCGGAGTTGCGAAGCTTTCTTTCGATAGTGCGCAAATCAAAGAAAATGTCGAAGCGTTGTGTGCAGCCTTAGTTAAAGCTAAACCCGCAACTGCTAAAGGACAATATTTAGTTAATTTCACTATTTCCTCGACCATGGGGCCAGGGGTTACCGTGGATACTAGGGAGTTGATTGCGTTATAA
- the rplK gene encoding 50S ribosomal protein L11, with amino-acid sequence MSNKKIIKIIKLQIPGGKANPAPPIGPALGAAGVNIMGFCKEFNAATQDRPGDLLPVVITVYSDKTFSFVMKQSPVSSLIKKALGLESGSKIPNRNKVGKLTRAQITVIAEQKMKDMDVVLLESAERMVEGTARSMGVDVE; translated from the coding sequence ATGTCGAATAAAAAAATCATTAAAATCATTAAATTGCAAATCCCTGGAGGGAAAGCTAACCCCGCTCCACCAATTGGTCCTGCTTTAGGTGCTGCAGGCGTGAATATCATGGGATTCTGCAAAGAGTTTAATGCGGCAACTCAAGACCGTCCAGGTGATTTGCTCCCTGTTGTAATCACTGTATACTCGGATAAGACTTTTTCTTTTGTAATGAAACAATCTCCTGTTTCTTCGTTAATTAAAAAAGCTTTGGGCTTGGAATCTGGATCTAAGATTCCTAATAGAAACAAAGTTGGTAAATTAACTCGAGCACAAATTACGGTAATTGCTGAGCAAAAGATGAAGGACATGGATGTTGTTCTTTTAGAGTCCGCCGAGAGAATGGTTGAAGGGACTGCCCGAAGCATGGGTGTAGATGTAGAGTAA
- the nusG gene encoding transcription termination/antitermination protein NusG — MFKWYVVQVFTAQEKKVKKSLEDFKEASGMSDFIQQIILPSENVMEVKKGEHKIVEKYIWPGYLLVKMHLTDESWSYVKKTQGVVEFLGGGAPVALSEEEVKNILADLEEKKSGVVQKHKFEVGSQVKINDGVFVNFVGVVSEVFHDKGRLSVMVSIFGRETRVDDLEFWQVEEVVPGQESE; from the coding sequence ATGTTTAAGTGGTATGTTGTCCAAGTTTTTACGGCTCAAGAAAAGAAAGTAAAAAAGTCTTTAGAAGATTTTAAAGAAGCCTCAGGGATGTCTGATTTTATTCAGCAGATCATCCTGCCTTCCGAGAATGTTATGGAAGTGAAGAAAGGTGAACATAAGATCGTTGAGAAGTATATTTGGCCAGGCTACCTCTTAGTCAAGATGCATTTAACAGATGAATCTTGGTCTTATGTGAAGAAGACACAGGGTGTAGTTGAATTTTTAGGGGGAGGCGCTCCCGTTGCTCTGTCTGAAGAAGAAGTAAAAAATATTTTAGCAGATCTAGAAGAGAAAAAATCTGGGGTTGTTCAAAAACATAAGTTTGAAGTGGGATCTCAGGTTAAAATTAATGACGGCGTGTTTGTTAACTTTGTTGGGGTTGTGTCGGAAGTGTTCCACGACAAAGGGCGGCTTAGCGTTATGGTTTCTATCTTTGGAAGAGAGACTCGCGTCGATGATTTAGAGTTCTGGCAGGTAGAGGAAGTCGTGCCAGGGCAAGAAAGTGAGTAA
- the secE gene encoding preprotein translocase subunit SecE, producing MGQDHRRKFLKKVSFVKKQAAFAGNFIEEIKKIEWVNKRDLKRYVKIVLMNIFGFGFSIYCVDLALRKSLSLFGKVTSFFFG from the coding sequence ATGGGGCAAGATCACCGAAGAAAATTTCTTAAGAAAGTATCTTTTGTAAAAAAACAAGCAGCTTTTGCGGGTAACTTTATCGAAGAAATTAAGAAGATTGAGTGGGTAAATAAGCGAGATCTTAAAAGATACGTCAAGATTGTTTTGATGAATATTTTTGGCTTTGGATTTTCCATCTATTGTGTGGATTTAGCTCTTCGAAAGTCCCTTTCATTGTTCGGTAAAGTAACAAGCTTTTTCTTTGGTTGA
- the tuf gene encoding elongation factor Tu has protein sequence MSKETFQRNKPHINIGTIGHVDHGKTTLTAAITRALSGDGLADFRDYSSIDNTPEEKARGITINASHVEYETANRHYAHVDCPGHADYVKNMITGAAQMDGAILVVSATDGAMPQTKEHILLARQVGVPYIVVFLNKIDMISEEDAELVDLVEMELVELLEEKGYKGCPIIRGSALKALEGDAAYIEKVRELMQAVDDNIPTPEREIDKPFLMPIEDVFSISGRGTVVTGRIERGIVKVSDKVQLVGLRDTKETIVTGVEMFRKELPEGRAGENVGLLLRGIGKNDVERGMVVCLPNSVKPHTQFKCAVYVLQKEEGGRHKPFFTGYRPQFFFRTTDVTGVVTLPEGIEMVMPGDNVEFEVQLISPVALEEGMRFAIREGGRTIGAGTISKIIA, from the coding sequence ATGTCAAAAGAAACTTTTCAACGTAATAAGCCTCATATCAACATAGGGACCATTGGCCACGTTGACCATGGTAAGACTACGTTGACAGCTGCTATTACGCGTGCGTTGTCTGGAGATGGGTTGGCTGATTTTCGTGATTATAGCTCTATTGACAACACTCCTGAAGAAAAAGCTCGCGGTATTACAATTAACGCTTCCCACGTTGAGTACGAAACAGCTAATCGTCACTACGCTCACGTGGACTGCCCTGGTCACGCTGACTATGTTAAAAACATGATCACCGGTGCAGCTCAAATGGACGGGGCTATTCTAGTAGTTTCTGCAACAGACGGAGCTATGCCTCAAACTAAAGAGCATATTCTTTTGGCAAGACAAGTTGGGGTTCCTTACATCGTTGTTTTTCTCAATAAAATTGACATGATTTCCGAAGAAGACGCTGAATTGGTCGACTTAGTTGAGATGGAGTTGGTTGAGCTTCTTGAAGAGAAAGGATACAAAGGGTGTCCAATCATCAGAGGTTCTGCTCTGAAAGCTTTGGAAGGGGATGCTGCATACATAGAGAAAGTTCGAGAGCTAATGCAAGCCGTCGATGATAACATCCCTACTCCAGAAAGAGAAATTGACAAGCCTTTCTTAATGCCTATTGAGGACGTATTCTCTATCTCCGGACGAGGAACTGTAGTAACTGGACGTATTGAGCGTGGAATTGTTAAAGTTTCCGATAAAGTTCAGTTGGTCGGTCTTAGAGATACTAAAGAAACGATTGTTACTGGGGTTGAAATGTTCAGAAAAGAACTCCCAGAAGGTCGTGCAGGAGAGAACGTTGGATTGCTCCTCAGAGGTATTGGTAAGAACGATGTGGAAAGAGGAATGGTTGTTTGCTTGCCAAACAGTGTTAAACCTCATACACAGTTCAAGTGTGCTGTTTACGTTTTGCAAAAAGAAGAAGGTGGACGACATAAGCCTTTCTTCACAGGATATAGACCTCAATTCTTCTTCCGTACAACAGACGTCACAGGTGTGGTAACTCTGCCTGAGGGAATTGAGATGGTCATGCCTGGGGATAACGTTGAGTTTGAAGTGCAATTGATTAGCCCTGTGGCTTTAGAAGAAGGTATGAGATTTGCGATTCGTGAAGGTGGTCGTACAATCGGTGCTGGAACTATTTCTAAGATCATTGCATAA
- the infA gene encoding translation initiation factor IF-1 has product MAKKEDTIVLEGRVEELLPGMHFRVMLENGVPITAHLCGKMRMSNIRLLVGDRVTVEMSTYDLTKARVVYRHR; this is encoded by the coding sequence ATGGCAAAAAAAGAAGATACGATCGTTCTAGAAGGTAGAGTGGAAGAGTTGTTGCCCGGCATGCATTTTAGGGTGATGTTAGAGAATGGGGTTCCCATTACAGCGCATCTGTGCGGTAAAATGCGTATGAGTAATATCCGCTTGCTCGTTGGAGATCGCGTGACCGTCGAAATGTCTACTTATGATTTGACGAAGGCTCGTGTTGTCTACAGACATCGTTAA